The following are from one region of the Anolis carolinensis isolate JA03-04 unplaced genomic scaffold, rAnoCar3.1.pri scaffold_15, whole genome shotgun sequence genome:
- the tmem52 gene encoding transmembrane protein 52: MAAASRVSHVSRIFWILFLQVPSFAETFCKNPQECTQQGTSWTSLWYVWLILLAVFLLLMCGIGASCVKFCCRKKRPPTQPFPPQTHDLTIVPMDHDSTAHSTVTSYSSVQYPGSFPIPFPFREVDRGMSSPPAYSLYAIEMPPSYDEAVRMAKPSVETLFVGWKVAGGATEQTSHEEAHEPQALPLSQCSSPDVIAESSDVEASTQAQP, encoded by the exons ATGGCTGCAGCCTCGAGAGTGAGCCACGTCTCCCGGATCTTCTGGATCCTCTTCTTGCAG GTGCCTTCCTTTGCCGAGACTTTCTGCAAGAACCCACAGGA GTGTACTCAACAAGGAACCAGCTGGACAAGTTTGTGGTATGTTTG gctcatCCTCCTGGCTGTATTTCTCTTGCTGATGTGTGGCATCGGCGCCAGCTGCGTCAAGTTCTGCTGCCGTAAGAAGAGGCCTCCGACGCAGCCGTTTCCCCCGCAAACGCATGACCTCACCATCGTCCCCATGGACCACGACAGCACGGCCCACAGCACCGTCACAT CGTACAGCTCCGTACAGTATCCCGGCAGCTTCCCAATTCCTTTTCCCTTCCGAGAGGTGGACCGGGGCATGTCCAGCCCTCCGGCCTACAGCCTCTATGCCATCGAAATGCCGCCGTCCTACGATGAGGCCGTCCGGATGGCCAAGCCTTCCGTCGAGACCCTGTTTGTCGGCTGGAAGGTGGCGGGCGGGGCTACCGAACAAACATCCCACGAGGAAGCTCATGAACCCCAGGCTTTGCCTTTGTCACAGTGCAGCAGCCCTGATGTTATAGCAGAAAGCTCCGATGTGGAAGCTTCCACGCAAGCGCAGCCTTAG